From the genome of Haloterrigena sp. KLK7, one region includes:
- the nadA gene encoding quinolinate synthase NadA, which produces MVKMETAELETDLSLFKYDNLEQLPPRYRDLEEDERTKRIEAALEELGDDVVILGHNYQRREIVEHADFIGDSYQLSKEAANADAEYVIFGGVTFMAESADIITDDDQTVILPSMEASCPMAGMAEALQVDSAWAEITDAAPDADIVPITYMNSYADLKAFCASQGGLVCTSSNAHKAFEYAFERGDKVLFLPDKHLGENTAHRLDMEDEIAEWDPWDPEGKDAEEVAESDIILWDGYCQVHERFREDHIAEIREEHPEANVVVHPECRREVVEAADVVGSTSTICETVANADPGETWAIGTEIHLTNHLQRWHPEVNVLPLCGDACMDCNAMRQIDPNYLTWVLEELVAGRERNVIEVAPEEKELAGVALDRMLEI; this is translated from the coding sequence ATGGTCAAAATGGAAACGGCGGAGCTGGAGACCGATTTGAGTCTGTTCAAATACGATAATCTCGAACAACTACCGCCTCGATACCGTGATCTCGAAGAAGACGAGCGCACGAAGCGCATCGAGGCGGCGCTCGAGGAACTCGGCGACGACGTCGTGATCCTCGGGCACAACTATCAGCGCCGGGAGATCGTCGAGCACGCCGACTTCATCGGCGACTCCTACCAGCTCTCGAAGGAAGCCGCGAACGCGGACGCCGAGTACGTGATTTTCGGTGGCGTGACGTTCATGGCCGAGAGCGCGGACATCATCACCGACGACGACCAGACGGTGATCCTCCCCAGTATGGAGGCCTCGTGTCCGATGGCCGGGATGGCCGAGGCCCTGCAGGTCGACAGCGCGTGGGCCGAGATCACCGACGCGGCGCCCGACGCCGACATCGTCCCGATCACGTACATGAACTCCTACGCGGACCTAAAGGCCTTCTGTGCGAGTCAGGGCGGGCTGGTCTGTACCTCATCCAACGCCCACAAGGCCTTCGAGTACGCCTTCGAGCGGGGCGACAAGGTCCTCTTCCTCCCCGACAAGCACCTCGGAGAGAACACGGCCCACCGGCTGGACATGGAAGACGAGATCGCCGAGTGGGACCCGTGGGACCCCGAGGGCAAGGACGCCGAAGAGGTCGCCGAGAGCGATATCATCCTCTGGGACGGCTACTGCCAGGTCCACGAGCGGTTCCGCGAGGACCACATCGCCGAGATCCGCGAGGAACACCCCGAGGCCAACGTGGTCGTCCACCCCGAGTGTCGCCGCGAGGTCGTCGAGGCCGCCGACGTCGTCGGCTCGACGAGCACGATCTGCGAGACGGTCGCGAACGCCGACCCCGGCGAGACCTGGGCCATCGGCACCGAGATCCACCTGACCAACCACCTCCAGCGCTGGCACCCGGAGGTGAACGTCCTGCCGCTCTGCGGCGACGCCTGCATGGACTGCAACGCCATGCGCCAGATCGATCCGAACTATCTGACCTGGGTCCTCGAGGAGCTCGTCGCGGGCCGCGAACGCAACGTCATCGAGGTCGCCCCCGAGGAGAAGGAACTCGCGGGCGTCGCGCTCGACC